In one Silene latifolia isolate original U9 population chromosome 10, ASM4854445v1, whole genome shotgun sequence genomic region, the following are encoded:
- the LOC141607188 gene encoding uncharacterized protein LOC141607188, with product MKGDKYEGLIKHTKTPAFQKKSKQASLNKRGGKEDAVNEPTHYAGSRSFWNRMLGRGKKKSQPIATVPELFLDTHSRVDHKGVRTWTKPKDKQLYEAFEQEKAANPKTPDNDIWL from the exons atgaaag gtgacaagtatgaaggcttaataaagcataccaaaactcccgcttttcagaagaagtctaagcaagcatccctcaacaaaagaggaggaaaggaagacgccgtgaacgagcctactcattacgcgggttcacgatcgttctggaatcgtatgttgggt agaggaaagaagaagtcacagccgattgcgacggtaccagaactgtttctggacacgcattccagggttgaccacaaaggggttagaacttggactaagccaaaagacaagcaattatat gaagcatttgaacaagaaaaagccgccaatccaaaaactccggataatgacatatg gttgtaa